GGTTAATTTTATCAGAATTATTTTAGAAAGTGGTTTGATATTACTCAGTATTTTTTTGCTGGTTAAATTACTGCTGAATCGATACTTGGAAGCAAAGGAGCGCCGCTTTATTTTGCAACTGCTGACTCATGAACTGCGTACTCCAATAGCGAGTTTAGCAATGACAGTTGAACAATTTCGTGATGCGTTTGATGAGTTGCCACCTTCACTGCAAGATACTTTTTCTCGGTTAATATTTGATTATCAGCGTTTAAAGCAGCTGACTAATAGAAGTCAGGGATATCTAAGTGAGGGTAAAAAGTCTTTCCTCGATAGTCAACAAACCCTATTATCGGAGTGGTTGAGTTATTTATGCAGTAAATATAATGTGGTGTATTGCCTTGATAAAGATAACGCTTGTCATTTGCCTGTTTATTGGCTAGGTGTTTGTCTGGAAAATTTAATAAGGAATAGTTTGGAGTATGGTAAACCCCCTGTCCGTCTTTTAATCACTAATGTAAACAAATGTCTGGTTATTACCGTTCAGGATGAAGGTGATATCCCCTCTACTTATTTATTTCAATTAATTAGAACTAATCACCAATTGAGCGGAATGGGTATAGGGTTGCGTTTAGTCAAACGTATTATTAAACAGCTGGGTGGAAAACTTAAAATTAATAAATGCCCAACCCGATTTACAATTGAGTATCCATTATGAGTGTTGTATTACTGGTAGAAGATGATCTGTTGTTAGGGGAAGGTTTAGTTAAGCTATTTACCCAGGCAGGGTATCAGTGTTTATGGGTAACAAAAGCGAGTGAGGTTGAACAATATTGGTTACAGGCCGATATAGTTATTTTGGACCGTCAACTACCTGAAGGCGACAGCTTAAAACTATTGCCTCAATGGCTTGCAAGCAAAGCATTACCTGTAATTATCTTAACTGCCAGGGTAGAAGTGAATGACCGTATTGAAGGGTTAAAAGCGGGAGCTCGTGATTATATGCTGAAACCATTTGAGCACCTTGAGTTATTAGCTCGGGTACAAGCACAGCTACGACCATTAGGGGAAAGTAGACTATATGTCAATGACTTGGAACTAAACTTGGCGACACAACAGGTGATTTACCAAGGGATTGATGTAACACTGACAACGAAAGAGTTTAAGTTACTCTCAGTGCTAATACAGAAGCCAAATAGAGTTTACAGCCGAGAAGAGTTGCTTAACCAAGTATGGGGATATCAGTCGTTTCCTACAACCCGGACAATCGATAACCATATATTGCACCTACGACAGAAGTTCCCTAGCTTAGTTATTGAAACGGTAAGAGGGATAGGGTATCGACTAAGAGTATGAAAATAAATAATTTTTGCTTGTTTACAGGTATTTTTTGTTTATTCATGGTAGACCATGTTAGTGCAAATAATTGGCTTCCAGAAACACCACTAAAAAAGGTTTATATAGAGTTGCTTGATAAAAAGCCTATTAAGGCATGGCAGCAATTGTCGGGTATACTGAAAAAACCATTAACTAGTGAACTGAAGAAACAGTGGCCACTAATATTTGATGTTATAATACAGGAAACCAAGTGTGGGCAAGTGCTTCCAGTAAAGACAGATAATATTTTTGCGAACTTTATCAGAGTTGTTCTCATTAAACATTATAATCTTCAACAAGTTGAATACCATGTGAAATTGAGTTTTGAAGGAGTTGATACCCCTTTTACAGTCAAACTCACTGATAGCAATGGAAAGCGATTAATTAATAATAAAATCGCTAAGCAATCAGAAGCAAATGGTTATGCTGAAGTAGAAAGTGGCTACTTTCCCCGACCTTATGCTGCAGGTGTTTACGATTTGGAATTAAGCCGAGGAGAGAATCGTTGGCATGTTGCCCTGATTTTGCCGCCTATACCTAATCAGGACTGGGTAATGATGCGTACTCAGGCATCGATTAGGCCACAAATTGAGTATACTATTCCCTCTCAAATGACTGCTTGTCCGCCATCAAAAGTCAAGCAACAGGTGCTAGACCAGCGCTTCGATCTGTTGTGGCAAAAAGTTTTTTTAACTAACCAGCCTTTAACATGGCAATATGATACACCTAATGCTCACCGAGCCAGTCTCGTTGTAAATAAAAGTTTTTATCAAGGAGATATACTTATCGAGTGGGCTCAAGGAGTAGGTTTACCCATTGAGATTACAAGATTTTAACTTTTCTTTTTTACTTTCATATGACAAACCAAGCTCAACTACTGGCTTAAATAATATACATAAAACCTGCTTTTTATGTGAAGGAGCAATAAATGTATAGTATTCGAATAGTAGTGATTTGTTTTCTACTCTCAGTGTCATGTAATAGCTTTGCAGAGGATCCTATTAAATTTTGGGATACCCCACAACATGGTGGGAATAGTTTTAATCGTCTACCGCCTAGTCAAGCTTATTTCACAGCATTAAGAGGGTATGGTGCTAGTTGGGTGAGACTCGCCTATGATAAGTGGCAAGCAGAAAAGCGTGATTTTCTTATGGGAGATGCTGACAACTATCGTGGTATTTCCCCGAAGGATTTTAAAACACTTGCTGATACCCTTGAGCGAGCTCATCAAGTAGGTGTCAAGGTTGTTATTACTCCCTTATCACTTCCTTTTATGCGTTGGTCTCAAAATAATGGAGGAAAATTTGATGATCGGCTTTGGCAGAATAAAGAGCATTGGGATGTGGCTGCGCAGTTTTGGCAGGACCTAGCTAAACGACTGAAAGATAATCGAGCCGTTGTCGCTTACAATATTATTAATGAACCAACTCCAGAAAAAATGGGAGGGTTGGCTGAACATGCTGACCTGCCAACAATGCAAGCTTGGTATAAGCAACAACAGGGTACCTCAAGAGATTTGCGTGCTTTTTATGATAAAGTGATTCATGCTATCCGTCAGGTAGATCCAGAGACACCGATTATGGTCGATGCTGGCTGGTATGCGGCAGCTGATGCATTCAGTTATTGGCCTGCGCCTTTAGCCGATAAGCGTATTCTCTATAGCTTTCATATGTACGAGCCTTATGCGGCTACCAGCGGCCCTAACTTGAAGCGTAAAAAGCCTTACAGTTATCCTGGTCAAGTACCTTTTGGGAATGGTTTGGAATACTGGGGAGCCAAGCGGGTAGCAGAATATCTTGAGCTGCCTAGCAGGTGGGCAAAATTGCATAAAATTCCTGCCAACAGAGTGGTGGCAGGTGAGTTTGGCTGTATTCGTAAGCTTTCAGGTTGTAAAAACTATTTGAATGATGTTTTAACGGTGTTGGATCAAAAGAAATTTCATTGGGCGTTCTACAGTTTTAGAGAAGACAACTGGGATGCAATGGATTATGAACTTGGGACTGAAAAGGTGCATTGGAAGTATTGGGAGGCCATGGAAAAAGGCGAGCCTGATCCAATTAAACGAAAATTAACACCTTTGTTTGAAGTTATACATAAGAGACTATAAGTTATAGTTGAGGAGACTATTAAATATTACAATTGAAGAGAGTGATAATATTATTCCTCTCTTCATTTTAGGTAACTAAGACTAACAATTTTTAAAGCTTGTATCTAAAATCATTGACTTTTAAATACCTTGGTTCTTAATCTGCTCACCTTGGAGAAGAAAGGAGAAGCGCAAAGTATGATTCAGCTGTGCTCTTTACGAAAGGCGCTGAAAAATATATAAAGGAGCTGTATTAGTGTAGCTAATGCCTTTACCTGTTTTATATAAATGCTCATTAGTAACAGTAATGTCTTTTTTGGGAATAAAGTATTTAGCTAAATCTTTGAAAGACAGTTTATACTCTTCGTTTGACTCGTTAATAGCTGCTACCAGTTTGTAGTCATTATCAATTGATGCTAACCCAGCATCACCATGGCTATCATTTGCCAGTAGGTATCCACCGACCTTTAAATATTGCTTACAGGGGCTAGAAATAAATCCTGCATATTGTGAAATTAAAAGATCAAAACCACCAAGCAATTCTTCTATTGGATTATTATAATCTCTTCCATAAAATGAAATACTTGGTGTAGCATCATACTCCTTTCTGCTACTAATGATATCAATAACCCTATCTTCTTCTTTAAAAAATTTTATGGCGTTTTTATCAGAATCAATGAACACTACCTGAGGATAGATAAATGCAGGTGATATGTGTACATAGCTTCCTGGGTATATAGCGTTAAGTATTGAGAGCTCTTGCTTTAACAGCTTGAATAAATTAATTTGTTCATTTTCTCTATCCAAATAGTATTTTTTATAAAGCTGAATAACATCATGTTTTCCTCTAGTCATGAATTACCTATGTTACCCTGCAATTTACGGTTGTTTGGTAAATAAACAAAATTATTTGTTAGTATGTTACGTGATTGCAACATAACAGTTTAACAGCTCAGGGAACCATAAGGGATAATACGTATCTTCAGCTAACCTATTTTAATGATTAAGTTAACTGGAGTGTTGGTCATGACTCTTGTGTTAAGTACCTGAAAAGGACTCTTTGTTAGTAATGGAAAACTATTGGAAAGCTGTTGATTGTCCTAGCTCTAAGACAATTTGGTCCAGAAGTCGTTGTGCCAAAATAGGTAAAGGCCTTCCTTTAGGATAAACCGCGTATATTTCACGCTTAAACCAAGAGTAGTCTGTTAGAACAGGTTCAAGCTGCCCTGCATTGACAGCTGTTGTTAACATAAATTCGGGTTCCAAACAGATGCCAAGGCCTGCAACTGCAGCCTGGATTAAGCACATTCCATTGTTGGACAAAAATCGAGGTTTTAATTGGACATAATGGCTTTGAGCGTTTTGACTCTCATAAAATAATTTCCCTTGGGACATAGCTGGTCTATACGCTAATAAAGGCAGTCCAGCCATGGTTTCAGGTGAGTGGGGTCGTCCATGCTGCTCCCAGAAAGACGGACTTGCTGCAATAGAGTAGCTTATTTTACCTATTTTAATTGAGTTCAAATTAGAGTCTTGCTGTTGCCCAATCCGGATTGCAAAATCAAAACCTTCAGCAATCAGATCAACAGTTCTATCACTTAAATCGATATCCAAAACAGCATCAGGATGCTTTTGCGAAAATTTAAAGAGGATGGGCGTCATGAATTGTTTGCCAAGTTCTTGAGGAATAGAAAAGCGTGATCTTCCGTGTAATGTATTTACATTTTTTGTGATCAGGGCTTCGGTATTTTCGAGTTCAGCCAGTATCTGAACGCAGCGCTCATAGTAAGCTTGTCCCAGCGGTGTGGTTGAGAGACCTCGGGTTGACCGATTCGCTAGTCGAACCCCTAACCGTGTTTCTAGCTCCCGAATACGGCGACTGACTGCTGAAACGGCTATTCCCAGCTGATCGGCAGCAGCACTCAATGATCCAGCTTCTACAACTTCAACAAACGTTGTCATCTCAGCAAATCGATTCATAAACACCTTTCTAATTTTGAGAAAGCAGAATGCATTATATTATATATTTTTTCTCTTAATGAAAAATAATATAGTGATTAAAAGATGTAGGGGGACTAACCCTGTCTGTAAGGTCATTTTATGGATGAGCAGCATGCTCATTGAATTGAAAGTAAATCCCAGGAGATAGAAATGTCAGCCTATTGCTTATTTCAAAATCTAAATATTACCAATTCCGATAAGATGCAAGAATATGCAGAAAAAGTTAAACCTATCACTGAGTCATTTGGTGGGGAATATGTTGTTATGAGTGGAAGCACTGAGGTTAAAGAGGGAGATTGGTCTCCGATGCTACCAGTTATAATAAAGTTTCCAAGTATTGATGCAGCCAATGAATGGTATAACTCTGAAGAATATGCTCCTCTAAAGGAACTAAGAGAGTCTGCAGGTGAGTTCAGTGCTGTTTTTATGAACGGAGTAGAAAAGTGAATTCAAATTCACAGTTAAGATGAGTAAATAAAATAACGGAAAACTATTATGTATATTATGCGAGCATTGTTGGTAGCAATTTTATGTCTATTTTCAGTGAATCTTATAGCTGGTAATAGTAAAGCGAAAAACGTAGTTCCCAATATTGTAGGCAAAACGTATCTTTATGATTACGGCTCATATGCTTATGAAATCACCATAACTTCAAAAGAGACTTTACACTGGGCATTGGTTAAAGGGAGTTTTGAAGGCCCTAGTACAGGAAGCAACCCTTATGTAGCGAGTCGAATCGCTAAAAATATTATTTATCTCTCTTGGAAAGAAGAAAGCGGATATCAGTTTTATAATTTAATGAACCTTAAAACAGGGGAATTAACAACTCATGCGGATACAGGCGAGAAAAACTTGTTTGTTAATGTAGGAGTAATTTCATTAAAAACTAGTGAGTAAATTTGTTCAAACTTTCAACACTGTAAATGTTTGAACTAGAGTAGAGCCTCGATTGTTACGAATAGAGGCTCTGCTAATAAACAGCTTGAAATAGAGTAAATTAACTAACATGATGGCTCATATTTATAGTCTATATTAGAATCATCATCATTGATTTTAATAAAACCATGTTTTTGGTAAAAAGAGTTAGACTTACTGTTTTTGATAGCTGTTAACCTAATAGGAAGGTTCTTTTCTTTAGATAACCGTTTGACTCGATCAAGTATTATAGTCCCAATTCCTTTTCCTTGATGTGGAATATCTATGTATAAGTGAACAAGCCATAGATGATCCTCCATTTCTTTTATAGAAAAGAACCCAATAGTTTTATTGCCAGTAACTATTTTTTCAAAGTTAAACTGACTATAATTATCTATAAATTGGGATTTTAACTTTATAGGGTTGAAAGCTCCTACTCTCTCAAGACTTTCTTTTAGTGAAGCAAGATATATTTCTGATAACTTCTCAGCATGTTCTGGAGTTGCCGGCTCAATTTTTATATCAATCATATTTATCATATCTTCAATAATAAACTACTAATATAATAATTAATTTTAGTATTGAATCAAGCCTGGGTAAATAGACAATTTCCGTTTATTTTAAGCAAACATCCATATTATAAGTTATGGCTATGATAAAGGCACCGTTATGTTGTTTTCAAAGTGTCATAACTTGCCTAAGAAATGAACATTAGTGGATAGGCTTTCCTGCTAATTAGTATTTATTAGACTCGTTCTGATGGGGTTTAGCGAAATCAATGTTATATTGCGTCATTGTAATAGTAACAATCAACAATGAGCAGTAAGTATGAAGGAATATATTGATCTAGTCCTTCTTATTGGTCTGTAATGTATTGAGAAGAAATAGGTTATCTGTAGCATTTCACAGGAAACTTGGATTCACCGTTACACGAAAAGCTGCTATTGACTTTGAGTTTACACTGGATATTGAAGCAGCCGTTCAAAAGCACGTCTCTATCGTCATTTTACAGTAGTAATCTAGCTTTACTGAAGTGGTGGATAAGGCAGAAGGATAGGGAATCAAGCATGCAACTTTAGTTGTATATTTTTTAGTTGTAATAAAATGTAATATTTGACTGCTATGTGCTGTGCTCCAATCGGAAAATGATTGCCTATTGCTTTACCGATTTAGTAAATTTAGCAGGTGTAAAAATGATAATGGAAGGTGATTAAAGGCCACTTCTTCGACTATTTGGTCTTGAAGCAGCTATTCAAAAATTACGACTACAAAAATGAGCAAAGTTAACTACCGAGAAGCACTCATTGGTAAAATTGCAACAACAATACGTCAAGGTCAGATATCTGCTGGTTCGGTAAAGACGTTTTACTTATCCGCAGGGAAGGGCATGCCAGTAATATTACTGCATGGAGCTGGTGCTGGGGCAGTTACTTGGTATCCTTCAATTAGCGCTATCTCAGAAAAACTCCACGTTATTGCTCCTGACATAGTCGGCTATGGAGAGTCTGAAAAACCTAATGGGGCATATGATCGGCCATATTTTTCGGCATGGCTAAAAGATTTTTTGGTTGCTTTAGCAATACCCAAAGCGCATATAGTGGGTCTATCTCAAGGGGGAGCTATTGCACTTCAGTTTTCACTGGACTACCCAGAGCTTGTTGATAAGCTAGTTTTGGTTGATTCTGGTGCACTTGGTGCAAAGCCCTCATTTTTGCCCTTTATTGGTATGCTTTGGATGAATAGTGCTCCATCTAGACTAGCAAATCGATTCTTCTCTCGTTATTTACTATTCAACCCCGCAAAAAGGGATCCAAATCATAGTAATTACTCCATTGAGGTACTACGACAAGAGGGTGGTAAAAATGCCTTTATG
This genomic interval from Spartinivicinus ruber contains the following:
- a CDS encoding DUF1330 domain-containing protein, with the protein product MSAYCLFQNLNITNSDKMQEYAEKVKPITESFGGEYVVMSGSTEVKEGDWSPMLPVIIKFPSIDAANEWYNSEEYAPLKELRESAGEFSAVFMNGVEK
- a CDS encoding LysR family transcriptional regulator; translation: MNRFAEMTTFVEVVEAGSLSAAADQLGIAVSAVSRRIRELETRLGVRLANRSTRGLSTTPLGQAYYERCVQILAELENTEALITKNVNTLHGRSRFSIPQELGKQFMTPILFKFSQKHPDAVLDIDLSDRTVDLIAEGFDFAIRIGQQQDSNLNSIKIGKISYSIAASPSFWEQHGRPHSPETMAGLPLLAYRPAMSQGKLFYESQNAQSHYVQLKPRFLSNNGMCLIQAAVAGLGICLEPEFMLTTAVNAGQLEPVLTDYSWFKREIYAVYPKGRPLPILAQRLLDQIVLELGQSTAFQ
- a CDS encoding response regulator transcription factor, whose amino-acid sequence is MSVVLLVEDDLLLGEGLVKLFTQAGYQCLWVTKASEVEQYWLQADIVILDRQLPEGDSLKLLPQWLASKALPVIILTARVEVNDRIEGLKAGARDYMLKPFEHLELLARVQAQLRPLGESRLYVNDLELNLATQQVIYQGIDVTLTTKEFKLLSVLIQKPNRVYSREELLNQVWGYQSFPTTRTIDNHILHLRQKFPSLVIETVRGIGYRLRV
- a CDS encoding DUF2861 family protein, with product MVDHVSANNWLPETPLKKVYIELLDKKPIKAWQQLSGILKKPLTSELKKQWPLIFDVIIQETKCGQVLPVKTDNIFANFIRVVLIKHYNLQQVEYHVKLSFEGVDTPFTVKLTDSNGKRLINNKIAKQSEANGYAEVESGYFPRPYAAGVYDLELSRGENRWHVALILPPIPNQDWVMMRTQASIRPQIEYTIPSQMTACPPSKVKQQVLDQRFDLLWQKVFLTNQPLTWQYDTPNAHRASLVVNKSFYQGDILIEWAQGVGLPIEITRF
- a CDS encoding alpha/beta fold hydrolase; this encodes MSKVNYREALIGKIATTIRQGQISAGSVKTFYLSAGKGMPVILLHGAGAGAVTWYPSISAISEKLHVIAPDIVGYGESEKPNGAYDRPYFSAWLKDFLVALAIPKAHIVGLSQGGAIALQFSLDYPELVDKLVLVDSGALGAKPSFLPFIGMLWMNSAPSRLANRFFSRYLLFNPAKRDPNHSNYSIEVLRQEGGKNAFMQGRGAAVSPMPEKSLRQVKSDTLIIWGENDQLFSVEHAEAAAMVMPNAKLYCIQEAGHLPLIDQPDIFNKVLLGFLNNERGGGR
- a CDS encoding GNAT family N-acetyltransferase codes for the protein MIDIKIEPATPEHAEKLSEIYLASLKESLERVGAFNPIKLKSQFIDNYSQFNFEKIVTGNKTIGFFSIKEMEDHLWLVHLYIDIPHQGKGIGTIILDRVKRLSKEKNLPIRLTAIKNSKSNSFYQKHGFIKINDDDSNIDYKYEPSC
- a CDS encoding MoaF-related domain-containing protein, with the translated sequence MYIMRALLVAILCLFSVNLIAGNSKAKNVVPNIVGKTYLYDYGSYAYEITITSKETLHWALVKGSFEGPSTGSNPYVASRIAKNIIYLSWKEESGYQFYNLMNLKTGELTTHADTGEKNLFVNVGVISLKTSE
- a CDS encoding glycoside hydrolase family 5 protein, whose protein sequence is MYSIRIVVICFLLSVSCNSFAEDPIKFWDTPQHGGNSFNRLPPSQAYFTALRGYGASWVRLAYDKWQAEKRDFLMGDADNYRGISPKDFKTLADTLERAHQVGVKVVITPLSLPFMRWSQNNGGKFDDRLWQNKEHWDVAAQFWQDLAKRLKDNRAVVAYNIINEPTPEKMGGLAEHADLPTMQAWYKQQQGTSRDLRAFYDKVIHAIRQVDPETPIMVDAGWYAAADAFSYWPAPLADKRILYSFHMYEPYAATSGPNLKRKKPYSYPGQVPFGNGLEYWGAKRVAEYLELPSRWAKLHKIPANRVVAGEFGCIRKLSGCKNYLNDVLTVLDQKKFHWAFYSFREDNWDAMDYELGTEKVHWKYWEAMEKGEPDPIKRKLTPLFEVIHKRL